In one Spirosoma rigui genomic region, the following are encoded:
- a CDS encoding glycosyltransferase family 4 protein, protein MDAKRVLIYSQTFSPDHSGISIYASDFAFYCAENGCEVDVITGFPFYPQWKKKKEDEGKLFATETIKNVKVHRGYLYVPHNPSAMQRIMHELSLVFFAFINSFRVKRPDVIVVFTTPVLLGVLAAFMNIFWRRKLVINVQDFQVEAAYSLGMLKGSTMLKAINALELWSYKKADYVSSISGSMLDLLRDRKKLPANKVLFWPNWTHDDKKEATPIQPGLFRRKFNFSDSTKLIGYAGNVGKKQGLDILLDTAVEFAHDKSLQFLIIGEGADLERLKEYARTKQIMNVKFMPFLNAQEYQEFLADVDAVFISQVKVPFDIYFPSKLLGIMAMRQLLIVNADVNSELYKTTSKNDLALVSDYGRIDTLKQYVNMVLENDPAIDGYKAKAERFVTQFGRDVVLSQILNDLTGVSAAEPVVNEAVTYQYR, encoded by the coding sequence ATGGATGCCAAACGAGTTCTTATTTACAGTCAGACGTTTTCGCCCGATCACAGCGGCATCTCGATCTATGCCTCTGACTTTGCCTTCTACTGCGCCGAGAACGGTTGCGAGGTAGATGTCATTACCGGTTTTCCGTTCTATCCCCAATGGAAGAAAAAGAAGGAAGATGAAGGCAAATTATTCGCTACAGAGACGATCAAAAATGTGAAAGTACACCGGGGCTACCTCTACGTACCGCACAATCCGTCGGCCATGCAGCGGATCATGCACGAGTTGTCGCTGGTGTTCTTTGCCTTCATCAACTCCTTCCGCGTTAAACGCCCCGATGTAATCGTGGTGTTCACAACGCCCGTCCTGCTGGGTGTGCTGGCCGCGTTCATGAACATTTTCTGGCGTCGCAAGCTGGTCATCAACGTCCAGGATTTCCAGGTCGAAGCCGCTTACTCGCTGGGCATGCTCAAAGGCTCAACCATGCTCAAAGCCATCAACGCGCTGGAGTTGTGGAGTTATAAGAAAGCCGACTACGTATCCAGCATTTCAGGTAGTATGCTCGACCTGCTCCGGGATCGCAAAAAGTTACCTGCCAACAAAGTACTGTTCTGGCCCAACTGGACGCATGACGACAAGAAAGAGGCAACGCCTATCCAGCCGGGTCTGTTTCGCCGGAAGTTTAACTTCTCTGACTCGACCAAACTGATCGGCTATGCGGGTAACGTGGGTAAAAAGCAGGGCCTCGATATCCTGCTGGATACGGCCGTTGAGTTTGCGCACGACAAAAGCCTTCAGTTCCTGATCATTGGAGAAGGTGCCGATCTGGAACGACTGAAAGAGTATGCCCGGACGAAGCAGATCATGAACGTGAAATTCATGCCGTTTCTTAACGCGCAGGAGTACCAGGAGTTCCTGGCCGATGTCGACGCGGTCTTCATCTCCCAGGTGAAGGTACCATTCGACATTTACTTCCCGTCGAAACTGCTCGGTATCATGGCCATGCGCCAGTTGCTGATCGTCAACGCCGATGTTAACTCGGAACTGTACAAGACCACGAGTAAGAATGATCTGGCCCTGGTGAGCGACTACGGCCGAATTGATACGCTCAAGCAGTATGTCAACATGGTGCTGGAAAACGATCCTGCTATCGACGGCTACAAAGCAAAAGCCGAGCGGTTCGTTACTCAGTTTGGCCGCGACGTCGTTCTCTCGCAAATCCTGAACGACCTAACGGGTGTATCAGCGGCAGAGCCGGTGGTCAACGAAGCCGTTACGTATCAATACCGGTAG
- a CDS encoding glycosyltransferase family 2 protein, which translates to MDRHTLVSTVPTDHRSSQSVSNAVPAMISVLILTKNEEQDLPGCLKSVSWSDDVHVFDSCSNDRTVDIAQQAGAHVTIRPFDGYASQRNAALGAAFTNDWILILDADERVPLELVTELTKRIQQAGPEVSGFRIRRRDYFNNTWLKHSQMTPFYVRLVRKGKAHYHREINEVLQVDGTIQDVDGYFEHYPFSKGLSHWLSKHNVYSTLEAKRWIEENSGTIEFSLKKALFSKDFGEKRYHQKGLFYKIPGRPVIKWLYMVIWRRSFLDGYAGITNATLQAIYEYFIVIKTKEMLTKRTP; encoded by the coding sequence ATGGATAGACATACGCTTGTTTCGACCGTACCAACTGACCACCGCTCCTCACAGAGCGTCTCCAATGCGGTACCGGCAATGATTTCGGTGCTCATTCTCACCAAAAACGAAGAGCAGGATTTGCCGGGCTGCCTGAAATCGGTAAGCTGGAGCGACGATGTGCACGTTTTCGACTCCTGCAGCAACGACAGAACCGTCGACATTGCGCAGCAGGCCGGTGCCCACGTCACAATCCGCCCCTTTGATGGCTATGCTTCGCAACGCAACGCGGCCCTTGGCGCGGCCTTCACGAATGACTGGATTCTGATTCTGGATGCCGATGAGCGGGTACCGCTGGAACTCGTTACCGAACTGACAAAGCGTATTCAGCAGGCCGGCCCGGAGGTGAGCGGATTTCGGATCAGACGGCGTGACTATTTCAACAATACCTGGCTCAAACACTCCCAGATGACGCCCTTTTACGTCCGGCTGGTTCGGAAAGGGAAAGCCCATTACCACCGGGAGATCAACGAGGTATTGCAGGTAGACGGTACTATTCAGGACGTCGACGGCTACTTCGAGCACTATCCTTTCTCGAAAGGGTTATCACACTGGCTCAGCAAACACAACGTATACTCAACGCTGGAAGCCAAACGCTGGATTGAAGAGAACAGTGGCACCATTGAATTTTCCCTGAAAAAAGCCCTCTTCAGCAAGGATTTTGGTGAGAAGCGGTACCACCAGAAAGGACTGTTCTACAAAATTCCCGGCCGGCCAGTCATCAAATGGCTCTACATGGTTATCTGGCGTCGCTCCTTCCTGGACGGGTATGCCGGCATTACGAATGCCACGCTTCAGGCCATCTATGAGTACTTCATCGTCATCAAAACGAAGGAAATGCTAACGAAACGGACCCCGTAG
- a CDS encoding VanZ family protein translates to MRSRIVSLCMVVGVAVVFYFSWIPEPRLGLSNYVPAWLSAWTDKDTNMNLRTAIPFVFLGLLVAVWLLRTHQPWYQWVTGWLLLVAVVVIAEAGQLLLPLRHFDWGDIGWGAAGAAAGLLPCFLVYTLVRLTKIAH, encoded by the coding sequence TTGCGCAGTCGAATAGTCAGTTTGTGTATGGTTGTGGGCGTAGCGGTTGTGTTCTATTTCAGCTGGATACCCGAGCCCCGCCTGGGTCTGTCGAACTACGTACCCGCCTGGTTGAGTGCGTGGACCGATAAGGACACCAACATGAACCTGCGCACAGCCATTCCCTTCGTTTTTCTGGGTTTGCTGGTAGCCGTCTGGCTGCTGAGAACCCACCAGCCCTGGTACCAGTGGGTGACCGGGTGGCTCCTGCTGGTCGCTGTTGTTGTTATTGCCGAAGCGGGTCAGTTACTGCTGCCCCTTCGCCACTTCGACTGGGGCGACATTGGCTGGGGAGCCGCTGGGGCAGCAGCGGGCCTGCTTCCCTGCTTCCTGGTTTATACCCTGGTGCGACTGACAAAAATCGCCCACTGA
- a CDS encoding LbetaH domain-containing protein: protein MVNQDTFTGPSFSLKNRIARAVWGIVSALFFRLSPRPFHAWRSFVLRCFGAKIGRGVHVYPNAKIWAPWNLDLADESGVANGAILYSMATITIGRRAVVSQGAHICAGTHDYTRPGSPLVAMPITIGELAWVAAEAFVHPGVTIGDGCVIGARSVVTKDMPAWTVCAGHPCKPLKERILQEVNA from the coding sequence ATGGTTAATCAAGATACATTCACGGGCCCTTCGTTTTCTCTGAAAAACCGAATAGCGCGGGCCGTTTGGGGCATCGTTTCAGCTTTATTTTTCCGGCTGTCGCCCCGGCCGTTTCATGCCTGGCGGTCGTTCGTGCTACGTTGTTTCGGGGCCAAAATAGGGCGCGGGGTGCACGTATACCCAAATGCCAAAATCTGGGCACCCTGGAACCTGGACCTCGCCGATGAGTCCGGTGTCGCCAACGGTGCCATCCTGTACTCGATGGCGACAATCACGATTGGCCGGCGGGCAGTGGTATCGCAGGGAGCGCATATCTGCGCGGGTACCCACGATTACACCCGGCCGGGTTCTCCCCTGGTGGCTATGCCCATTACCATCGGTGAACTGGCCTGGGTAGCCGCCGAAGCCTTCGTGCATCCTGGCGTAACCATTGGCGATGGGTGCGTCATTGGTGCCCGGTCGGTCGTGACCAAAGACATGCCCGCCTGGACAGTATGTGCCGGTCACCCCTGCAAGCCGTTGAAAGAGCGGATTCTGCAGGAAGTAAACGCCTGA
- a CDS encoding glycosyltransferase family 4 protein: MKNIEVTFFYRKPIPSFHFSIERIFDDIKEALDKDIVFTRKKMPFFCESRNNLLKNIRWSSKEQGPINHITGDIHYIALGLPKKNTILTIHDINFMKRRNPIKVAESYLLWLLLPVMKSRIVTVVSEETKKDILKRVPFSEDKIRVIPNFYDPRYKPSPKEFNKQKPVILQIGTRKNKNMERVIEAITGIDCTLVVIGKYERDLEDLLKSNQIDYRWKENLSDAEVMDEYTQCDLLCFVSTVEGFGMPILEAQAIGRAVITSNVSSMPEVAGDSALLVDPFNVQAIRDGILTLINDDARREELVRRGFENIKRYEIQHIANMYRDLYYEIYANA, from the coding sequence ATGAAAAATATTGAAGTAACCTTCTTTTATCGGAAGCCAATCCCATCGTTCCATTTCAGTATCGAGCGGATTTTTGACGACATCAAAGAAGCGTTGGATAAGGATATTGTTTTTACCAGAAAAAAGATGCCTTTTTTCTGTGAAAGCCGGAATAACCTCCTGAAAAATATACGCTGGTCATCCAAAGAACAGGGACCGATCAACCACATCACCGGTGACATTCATTACATAGCCCTGGGTTTGCCCAAGAAGAATACTATCCTGACGATCCATGACATCAACTTCATGAAGCGCAGGAACCCGATTAAAGTAGCCGAATCCTATTTGCTCTGGCTCCTGCTGCCGGTCATGAAGTCCCGGATCGTTACGGTCGTATCGGAAGAAACCAAGAAAGATATTTTGAAACGGGTACCGTTTTCGGAGGATAAGATTCGGGTGATTCCCAACTTCTACGATCCCCGCTACAAACCGTCGCCCAAAGAATTCAACAAGCAGAAACCCGTTATCCTGCAGATCGGCACCCGGAAAAACAAAAACATGGAGCGGGTAATTGAAGCCATTACCGGCATCGATTGTACCCTTGTCGTGATCGGCAAGTACGAGCGGGACCTGGAAGACCTGCTGAAAAGCAACCAGATCGACTACCGCTGGAAAGAGAACCTGTCCGACGCCGAAGTGATGGATGAATACACCCAGTGTGACCTGCTGTGCTTTGTGTCGACGGTGGAGGGTTTCGGCATGCCGATTCTGGAAGCGCAGGCCATCGGACGTGCCGTGATCACGAGCAACGTATCGTCGATGCCCGAAGTAGCCGGAGACAGCGCCCTGCTGGTCGATCCTTTCAACGTGCAGGCCATCCGCGACGGAATCCTGACGCTGATCAACGACGATGCCCGCCGGGAAGAGCTCGTTAGGCGGGGATTTGAAAATATAAAACGGTACGAGATTCAGCACATCGCCAATATGTACCGTGATCTGTACTACGAAATTTACGCCAACGCCTGA
- a CDS encoding acyltransferase family protein has translation MRNTTVRLYWLDIIRGIASLSVVLWHWQHFFYDATLSTISMAEIDKSQYPLYSVLWPFYEQGSRAVELFFTLSGFIFFWLYGARITNRQVGFRNYMALRVSRLYPLHLLTLAVVIAGQVYIHYLRGWYFVYDDYSAGAFLANLTLTHRWFSSSYTFNGPVWSVSIELLLYIIFFAFCFIRFKNWWQAAAFIAIGWGLRNTRFDSVGQGMMSFFAGGIASYLFAWLMHHADRQKRLLFSLALPVTIGVALALTYGANVSMPAYFYELLLFPLGITTIAVLEATVGPGPGRHFVFIGNISYSSYLWHFPLQLAFVIGAQFMALDRSIFTYPLMLAFFYIVLILVSLASYYGFEMPVQNYLRKKWIPAKPPRPAAVLT, from the coding sequence ATGAGAAATACGACCGTAAGACTGTATTGGCTGGATATTATTCGTGGAATTGCGTCGCTGAGCGTTGTACTCTGGCACTGGCAGCATTTTTTCTACGACGCTACGTTATCGACCATATCAATGGCCGAGATCGACAAAAGTCAGTATCCACTCTACTCCGTCCTCTGGCCGTTTTATGAACAAGGTTCGCGCGCAGTCGAATTATTTTTCACCTTGTCCGGCTTTATTTTTTTCTGGCTTTACGGAGCGCGCATCACAAACCGACAGGTTGGTTTCAGGAACTACATGGCGCTGCGCGTGTCGCGGCTATATCCGCTACACCTGCTGACGCTGGCGGTGGTCATTGCCGGTCAGGTATACATTCATTACCTGCGGGGCTGGTATTTTGTCTATGACGACTACAGTGCGGGCGCCTTCCTGGCGAATCTGACCCTCACGCATCGCTGGTTCTCGTCCAGCTACACGTTCAACGGTCCCGTCTGGTCGGTATCAATCGAGTTGTTGCTGTATATTATTTTCTTTGCCTTCTGCTTCATCCGGTTCAAAAACTGGTGGCAGGCTGCGGCCTTTATTGCCATTGGCTGGGGGCTGCGAAATACGCGGTTCGACTCGGTTGGCCAGGGTATGATGTCTTTCTTCGCCGGCGGCATAGCGAGCTACCTGTTCGCCTGGCTCATGCACCACGCCGACCGGCAAAAGCGACTGCTGTTTTCGCTGGCGCTGCCCGTAACCATAGGGGTTGCCCTCGCCCTGACCTACGGGGCCAACGTATCGATGCCGGCTTACTTTTACGAACTCCTTTTGTTCCCACTGGGTATTACGACCATTGCCGTACTGGAAGCAACGGTAGGGCCGGGACCAGGCAGGCACTTTGTGTTTATCGGTAACATCAGTTACTCAAGTTACCTGTGGCACTTTCCGTTACAACTAGCGTTTGTTATCGGCGCGCAATTTATGGCGCTGGATAGGTCTATTTTTACGTATCCCCTGATGCTGGCCTTTTTTTACATAGTGCTTATTTTGGTATCGCTGGCCAGTTACTACGGTTTTGAAATGCCCGTGCAAAACTACCTGCGTAAAAAATGGATTCCGGCGAAGCCACCCCGCCCAGCTGCCGTACTCACCTAG
- a CDS encoding glycosyltransferase: protein MTVLHIVAGMDPKTGGVCQAIRTIINGLAELGIANEVASVDAPGSPYLADYPFPIHALGPATNAWHYSARMVPWLVDNLNRFDRVIVHGLWLYHSYAARKAIKQLKRDPATAGQTPKLFIMPHGMLDPWFQEAKGRELKAARNWLYWKLIEDQVVNNADGMLFTCEEELLLARKPFRPYQPSREINVGYGIDSAPAYTPAMTTAFLSTCPEVTNQPYLLFLSRIHMKKGVDLLIKAYAAVKEARAKTGQSTPKLVIAGPGLETAYGQSMQQLVNENPLLKDDVIFPGMLTGNAKWGAFYGCSAFVLPSHQENFGIAVVEALSCGKPVLISNQVNIWREIESASGGFVAPNTVEGTRQTLEAWLNLPADQKERMERQARHTFADYFYINPAATRMAEALSA, encoded by the coding sequence ATGACTGTTCTTCATATAGTTGCCGGCATGGACCCCAAAACGGGTGGTGTTTGTCAGGCCATCCGCACGATCATCAACGGACTCGCTGAGTTGGGTATAGCCAACGAAGTCGCCAGCGTTGACGCACCGGGTTCGCCTTACCTGGCCGATTACCCATTCCCGATCCACGCGCTGGGGCCAGCCACCAACGCCTGGCACTATAGCGCCCGGATGGTACCCTGGCTGGTGGATAATCTGAACCGCTTCGACCGGGTCATTGTGCACGGCCTGTGGCTATACCACAGCTATGCCGCCCGCAAAGCCATCAAACAGCTCAAACGCGACCCGGCTACGGCGGGTCAGACACCCAAACTGTTCATCATGCCCCACGGTATGCTGGACCCCTGGTTTCAGGAGGCCAAAGGCCGGGAGCTCAAAGCTGCTCGTAACTGGTTGTATTGGAAATTGATTGAAGATCAGGTCGTCAATAACGCCGACGGTATGCTGTTCACCTGCGAAGAGGAGCTGTTGCTGGCCCGCAAGCCTTTCCGTCCCTACCAGCCCAGCCGGGAAATCAACGTGGGCTACGGCATCGATAGCGCACCGGCCTACACACCGGCAATGACAACGGCCTTTCTGTCCACGTGTCCGGAAGTAACCAACCAGCCTTACCTGCTGTTCCTGAGCCGCATTCACATGAAAAAAGGCGTCGATCTGCTGATCAAGGCCTACGCAGCGGTGAAAGAAGCCCGAGCGAAAACAGGGCAGTCGACACCCAAGCTGGTCATTGCCGGGCCGGGGCTGGAAACCGCTTACGGGCAGAGCATGCAGCAGCTGGTCAACGAGAATCCGCTGCTCAAAGACGACGTTATTTTCCCCGGCATGCTCACGGGCAACGCCAAATGGGGGGCTTTTTACGGCTGTAGCGCGTTTGTCCTGCCCAGCCACCAGGAGAATTTCGGCATTGCCGTTGTCGAAGCGCTGTCGTGCGGCAAGCCGGTCCTGATTTCGAACCAGGTCAACATCTGGCGGGAGATCGAATCGGCATCCGGTGGCTTCGTCGCCCCGAATACGGTCGAAGGCACGCGGCAAACGCTGGAAGCCTGGCTTAACCTGCCCGCTGATCAAAAGGAGCGCATGGAGCGACAGGCCCGGCATACGTTCGCGGATTATTTTTATATCAATCCGGCGGCCACCCGAATGGCCGAAGCCCTCAGCGCCTAA
- a CDS encoding glycosyltransferase family 4 protein has translation MKRVVLIGNYPPDKQESMERFAQMLYAGFRSVGVDAEIWRPAVVLGKWAKSTDSGLGKWIGYIDKWILFPLLLRWRLTARHNAYAEVRFHICDHSNAPYLGHLPLDQTGITCHDVLAIRGALGYEDAYCPASSFGKILQQWILHHLSRAKILATVSKFTLTQLQELAPGHPTPDQDWRVIYNAFNNDFRPMPDDEARTLLHEKGINLGESFILHVGSGMARKNRRMLLDMVAVLGNRWTGSICYAGHTVDSELLALAQSLGLQDRLVSVTGPDHETLVALYSTCTAFIFPSFSEGFGWPLIEAQACGAPVITSTIEPMPEVSGGAALYASPTEPLAFAKALLSLQDETIRSGFVRWGFENAAKFEPERIMNQYLAIHDLEPIPVS, from the coding sequence ATGAAGCGCGTCGTTTTAATCGGAAATTATCCGCCAGACAAACAAGAGAGCATGGAGCGCTTTGCGCAGATGCTCTACGCGGGGTTTCGGTCCGTGGGCGTCGACGCCGAGATCTGGCGTCCTGCCGTTGTACTGGGTAAGTGGGCTAAATCGACCGATTCGGGTCTGGGCAAATGGATCGGGTATATCGACAAGTGGATTTTGTTTCCGCTGCTGCTGCGGTGGCGCCTGACGGCCCGCCATAACGCGTATGCAGAGGTACGGTTCCACATCTGCGACCACTCCAATGCGCCTTATCTGGGTCACCTCCCCCTCGATCAAACGGGTATTACGTGTCACGATGTGCTGGCTATTCGCGGAGCGCTCGGGTATGAAGATGCGTACTGCCCCGCGTCGAGCTTCGGTAAGATTCTGCAGCAGTGGATTTTGCACCACTTGAGCCGGGCCAAAATACTGGCTACCGTATCAAAGTTCACGCTGACGCAGTTGCAGGAACTGGCACCGGGTCACCCAACGCCGGATCAGGACTGGCGGGTTATTTATAACGCCTTCAACAACGATTTCCGACCCATGCCAGACGATGAAGCCCGGACGTTGCTGCACGAGAAAGGCATCAACCTGGGCGAGTCGTTCATCCTGCACGTGGGTTCCGGGATGGCGCGCAAGAACCGCCGGATGCTGCTGGATATGGTTGCCGTCCTTGGCAACCGCTGGACCGGCTCAATCTGCTACGCGGGTCATACCGTAGACAGCGAGCTACTGGCCCTGGCCCAGTCGCTGGGCCTACAAGACCGGCTGGTGTCGGTCACCGGACCCGACCATGAGACGCTGGTGGCACTTTACAGTACCTGCACCGCGTTTATCTTTCCGTCGTTTTCGGAAGGCTTCGGCTGGCCGCTCATTGAAGCCCAGGCCTGCGGTGCCCCTGTCATTACCAGTACCATCGAGCCCATGCCGGAAGTGAGTGGCGGTGCTGCCCTGTACGCCAGCCCGACCGAGCCGCTGGCATTCGCCAAAGCGCTACTCAGCCTGCAGGACGAAACGATCCGCTCCGGTTTTGTACGGTGGGGTTTTGAGAATGCGGCCAAGTTTGAACCCGAACGGATCATGAACCAGTACCTCGCCATTCACGACCTGGAGCCGATCCCTGTTAGCTGA
- a CDS encoding acyltransferase encodes MLLKLLTFLLPWSLRRRALNSWFGFDIHPTARIGLAWVFPTKLIMKAHANIDHLTVAINLDQIHMGEKSSIGRGNWITGFSKDSDSLHFKHQAATRRPELWLGESASVNKDHHLDCTNRIEIGRFATIAGYQSQFLTHSINVEDNIQDSRPIIIGDYTFVATNVVILGGSVLPNYSVLGAKSLLNKAFSDEWMLYGGVPAKALKEVPKSAKYFTRTDGFVI; translated from the coding sequence ATGTTACTAAAACTGCTTACGTTTCTATTGCCCTGGTCGTTGCGCCGACGTGCCCTGAACAGCTGGTTCGGCTTCGACATTCACCCAACAGCCCGCATTGGGCTGGCCTGGGTGTTTCCAACCAAGCTCATCATGAAAGCGCATGCCAACATCGATCACCTTACGGTAGCCATCAACCTGGATCAGATCCACATGGGCGAGAAGTCATCAATTGGACGGGGCAACTGGATTACGGGTTTTTCGAAAGATTCGGACTCGCTTCATTTTAAACACCAGGCGGCTACCCGCCGACCTGAGTTGTGGCTGGGTGAGTCAGCGTCGGTCAACAAAGATCACCACCTCGACTGTACCAACCGGATCGAGATTGGTCGTTTCGCCACCATTGCCGGGTACCAGTCGCAGTTTCTGACCCACTCGATCAACGTCGAGGACAATATTCAGGATAGCCGACCCATCATCATTGGCGACTACACCTTCGTGGCCACCAACGTAGTGATTCTGGGCGGCTCTGTTTTGCCGAACTACTCGGTACTGGGCGCTAAATCGTTACTCAACAAGGCTTTCTCCGACGAGTGGATGCTGTATGGCGGGGTACCGGCCAAAGCGCTGAAAGAAGTACCAAAGAGTGCCAAATATTTCACGCGTACCGATGGGTTCGTCATTTGA
- a CDS encoding glycosyltransferase family 4 protein: MNVVLTHPTGNANVRAVLAALVKAGALAEFDTTLATDPTAGWLKLLPGSVRNELLRRTFPAPLDKIQTHPFREVARIALPKLGFKQLVRHEQGWASIDAVYQEFDRLTARRLPKLAGQEKVTAVYAYEDGALSTFKQAKKLGLTCVYDLPIAYWELGRKLMFEEADRLPAWAATLGGGIQDSAAKLERKTQELELADIVVGPGSFVMDSIPAWASDKQTVMAPFGSPITTAPRRTLASTTNRPLRVLFVGSMGQRKGLGDLFEAVKLLNRPDLELVVMGSPLAPMDFYRSQLASFTYEAGRPHDQVLALMRSCDVFCLPSIVEGRALVMQEAMSQGLPVIITPNTGGADLVQEGKTGFLVPIRSPEAIAEKLAWFLDNRNRIADMGNLAQAHAETYTWNGYGQTVVDALRAFHQKQDKPQRMAVQPS, encoded by the coding sequence CCTACCGGCAATGCCAATGTGCGCGCGGTTCTGGCCGCTCTGGTCAAGGCAGGCGCACTGGCCGAATTCGATACGACGCTGGCCACCGATCCAACGGCGGGCTGGCTGAAACTGCTGCCTGGCAGCGTACGGAATGAACTGCTCCGGCGGACATTTCCCGCTCCACTCGACAAGATACAGACACACCCCTTCCGGGAAGTGGCCCGCATCGCCCTGCCCAAACTTGGTTTCAAACAACTCGTCCGGCACGAACAGGGCTGGGCCAGTATCGACGCCGTTTATCAGGAATTTGATCGGCTCACGGCCCGGCGGCTTCCCAAACTCGCGGGTCAGGAAAAAGTAACGGCGGTTTATGCTTATGAAGACGGGGCGCTGAGCACCTTCAAACAGGCCAAAAAACTTGGACTCACCTGTGTTTATGATCTTCCCATTGCCTACTGGGAACTGGGGCGCAAGCTGATGTTTGAAGAGGCCGACCGACTACCCGCCTGGGCAGCTACGCTCGGGGGTGGTATTCAGGATTCGGCGGCCAAGCTGGAACGCAAAACGCAGGAACTGGAACTGGCCGATATTGTCGTTGGGCCCGGCTCGTTCGTGATGGATTCCATCCCGGCCTGGGCCTCGGACAAGCAGACAGTCATGGCACCCTTCGGATCGCCAATCACAACCGCCCCCCGGCGGACGCTAGCCAGCACGACCAACCGACCGCTGCGGGTACTGTTCGTTGGCTCCATGGGCCAACGGAAAGGACTGGGTGATCTGTTTGAAGCCGTAAAGCTGCTCAACCGGCCCGACCTGGAACTCGTTGTTATGGGTTCGCCCCTGGCACCGATGGACTTTTACCGGTCGCAGTTAGCCAGCTTCACGTATGAAGCGGGCCGGCCGCACGACCAGGTACTGGCGCTCATGCGCTCCTGCGACGTATTCTGCCTGCCATCCATTGTCGAAGGCCGTGCACTGGTGATGCAGGAAGCCATGAGTCAAGGGTTACCGGTGATCATTACGCCGAACACGGGCGGGGCCGACCTGGTGCAGGAAGGCAAAACCGGCTTTCTGGTTCCCATCCGGTCGCCGGAAGCGATTGCCGAAAAGCTGGCGTGGTTCCTCGACAACCGGAACCGCATTGCCGACATGGGCAATCTGGCACAGGCGCACGCCGAAACATACACCTGGAATGGCTATGGCCAGACGGTAGTCGACGCGCTGCGTGCCTTTCATCAAAAGCAGGATAAGCCTCAACGTATGGCTGTCCAACCATCTTAA